ATCCCCACACAGTCTAATGCTGTCAAACGATAAATTAAACATAAAAACGGCAGTGTATTACCAAGGTtcataaatgtaataaaaaaacaaCTATTTCACCTACAACAACTTAACAAATGAATGCTAAATAATTCTTAATGCTGGCCTCTTCAGGCAACCGCAAATGCCATAGATTCAGAAGTTTACTATGAAATGTGTTTTAAAAAGCAAAAAACTGCTAAATCCACAGTCCATGAGCAAGCATGTTGATGGACCAACAAACGCTCAAAAAGGTGTGACGTAATTGGATAGCATGCGCTGAAGTCCATTACATGACTGGACAGCCCAACGCTGGTGTCATCCTTGACTTGATTGGACAACATTGTGCCCACATATATAACGGCCAATAACATTACCATCTCCCTTCCGTAACTGTGTGGCAGAATGTCTCCGGGCACCAATAGCAAATTGGAAGTCAGTGTTCAGAAACTCCAGTACCAACACACCGACTGCGTCGGTCTTCAAGTGCTCTTTCTTCACACACTAACTAGTCTAACACACGTGATGGTTCAAGTTACAGAAGACCTTCCAGGGGTTGACCATAGCCAGATGCCTGCCcgtccatctctgtctgttgggGCCACAGCCCCTCTAAACCGGTGGCTGTCCGTTGTGCCTCAGCCCTGTGTAGGGCCACAGGAGCTGCTGGATGGTCACCCAGGAGTCCCCTGTCCCCACGGGCGCTGCGTCTACGGCCGGCTGCAGCACCAGGCTGGCTAGGAGGGCCAGGAGGCCTGCTAGGACCACTACTAgggccagccacagccacagtccCCGGGACCCACTGGCTGCAGACGCAGGCTGGGAGGAGTAGCCTGAACCCGGGGCTGCTGCAGCCTGCTCTGCCAGGatgggactggagagagagagggagagaggaaaagagaagatTTAGAATGGATGCCAAAATAAGATTTAGCCTGGGTTAGGTGAAGCGAAGTTGATGTCTGGATGAGACGGTCAGTCTGCTTTAGCCAGCTGGTCGTCTGTCCGTATTCCCAAAGCAGTGATGTAGCGATGCAGAAACAGACTGGTGCCTAGGCTAAGTTAGGATGGCGTTAGCAGCGTGGACTGACCACCACTTTTAAAGCGCTCTGTATAGCACACACCTGGTACACAGACAATAGAAAAACAGCACTAAAGCACTGCAGCATGTTGAGCGGCGAGGCAATGCATGTCTCACATACACTCTCcagggcgcacacacacacacaccagttctcCTGATGGGAATGGATGGAAGAGATTAGAGCTGAAGGAGAGTTCGTTTGAAGCAGAAACACTGAACCGAGACCCTCACCACAACCACACATCCAGAGACTGCCCAGGCTCAGAGACCAAGGGCCAGATTCACAAAGCATTCGCTCTAGACCAGGTATATTGTTTACACCCGTCTTTCTGCTCAGTCAATCTGGACCAGAGTCTGCTCCCTGGACCTAAAGCAGCACAGCCTGGAAGCCAGATGGGCTTATGATTTAACCAACTGCTTTACATTTGTCAAGCAGTTGGCTGAAGCAGAAAACAGACAGGAATCCAGGCTACAGCATCTagaacccttttcacactactgagctaaGCTGAGCTGTACTGCTCTGGCCACGTTACGCATCCACGGTAGTTGGCAAAAAAAAACTTATCTgagccagcacagtacagtatgatTCAAGTGGGCACGATGGTGTGAAAAGTATATAAGCCTCAGGAGCAGCAAAGAAGCAAAACACTAGTGGTTGGTTCACTACTAACGTCTTGTTGGGCATAATCAGGGCGGTGATTTTGTTGCCCAGCTCAGTAAGACTGGACTTCCTCTGAACGGgcacttccctcctctcctcatctgaAGGGGAGTCTGTGTCGTAGGCAGGCCTGTGGGACAGTGTGGGCATGCACggttcacatacacacatagacactctaatgcatgtcacacacacacacacttgtttaacacaacacacactaAGGACCCACATTTTGATACATACCTACTCAGGGCATGCACACAAAAGCACACAGATACTCTGCAATCAATGTTCCACATGCTCTTGTTATGTACGTAGGTTGTTCTCCTGCTGACTACGTATAACTACAGActtgttacatacatacagtacatggttGGGCAAATGAAATGGGCACATCATGCAGAATGTTTGTTTTCAGGTTGAGGTCAAGTGCGACACGCGCGTGTGCTTCTGACACACAGCTGATATCAGCACTTACCCCTTCATCAGCATCACGAGTGAGGGCTCGTCAGTCTCAACCCAAGCCCCGGAGCTAACGAAGCGCTTTAGAGGAGGACGCCCCGTGCTCTTCCCTGTCACATTCCTGTAACCGCgccacatacatacacaatccacacGTCACATTCCACACTACACCGAACACAGACTGCACAGCCCGCAAGTCATGTTTTAACAAAAGGCCCCGAGATTGAAATGTCTTCCTCAGAAATCCGGATGGTGTTTGTTTTGCAAAACAGGGTCACAGGGTGCGTTTAAATATTCTTCAACCACTCCCTATTTCCCCCACACAGTGCTGTAGTCTACCTACCAGGGAGATCTGCGGGTGAGTCTCTCCGCCTCCGTCTCTGTGGTGTCCTGTTCCTTATTGGGCCTGTCATAGTGCATGGGTCCCCCTCCCCCACCGGATCGGGGAATAGCTGCTATGCTGACCCGTCGGGCTGATGCCTGAGGAAAGGAGGAATAGGGAAACAATACAAGACATTGTACAGATGCATAGACAGTGACTAAAACAGCAGCACATCATATACACTGAACCTAAACTGACCTACCTTATAGTACGTTGATCCAGATTGTTTCTTGCCTCTGAAATCATCTGAAGGAAACATATTCAGTATTAGAAAGAAACATaagatagaggtgtgtgtgtgtgtgtgttcctcaccgGAGTGTGTTCCTCCAGAGTGGGATCCGAAGGACCTCTCGTTCTGCAGCATGTTCTCTCTCAGCTCAGTGAGCTCAGCATGTTCCTTAGTGTACATCCTCCTCAGGTTCTCTACATGCTGGATCATTATCTCTACTGCCTTGCCTGTACGAGACtcctggagggggagagagagcgagaggttacacacaccccccccaccgCCTAACCAGTACCCATACGAGACTcctgcagggggagagagagacatcacaCAGACGCCGACCTACACCGTCTACCTAGATGACTCTCCTtaaaaagaggggagagagggggacaaatCACACAATTAAATTGTACTGTACCTGGTGTATGGCGCCCAGCATCTCTGAGCGACTGGACACTCTGGTCATGGACTGGATGAGGATGTCCAGGTTCTTCTGAAGTCTCTGGATGATCTCCATAGACTGGTTATCATCCTCACACAGAGGGGCCAGGGCCTGGGAAGAGCAGACACGAGGAAGGTAAAAAAGGAAATTGTATACCCCTCTCACCTGTAGCAGGTCCTGACAGCTACATTTGGACACCTCGCTCCTTTGTCTCCCTCTTcaacctctcccttctccccagtCCCTCCCTCTCTTAAACCTCTTGCCTGTAGTAGTCCCTGGCAACTGGACACCTCCCTCCGGACGTTCTCCTCGGCCAGGTCCCGTGACCTctcctccagcctcagcctcttcTCCAGGGTGAACAGGTCACACTTAAAGCCCAGGGACAGGCGCTGGAATTCCGTCTTGACAGATAGACAACACAGCCTTAGCTCTATGATGGTACATCCAGAGAGATAATCAAGAGAGAAAATGTTGGAAAGCTTACCACTACCTCAATCTCCTTGTCGTTAGGGGACAGGCTGCAATGAGGAAAACAGAGTGAGTATCACACTAtctgtcactagaaaacagctatGAGTGTCACAGTACCTGAGAGCATTTATATTATCATCTTGCAATGCATCTCTAAAATATgaggtattgtactgtattgttgaGTTGCCTACCTGCTTCTGTCGCCGACGGTTGAGTCCTCAGAAACAACAGAGGTTTCAACTGGTAtgagacacagagaaacacagagagagcgagagaaagaggttCATGGTTTAAAATATCGAAACATTTGTCTTGCTATTGATCTCTCTTTTACAATAGAAAAAGATAGTTTTTCTAATCTATAATCGACCACACAATGTGACAATTGAATTTTGACTTCAGTCAGTAATTAGACTTATACTATCATCAAAATATTAGGAACATTCTCAGGTGAGGTATCTGGTGTTAACTCACCATCCTTCTCTGTGGTAACACTGGTTTCACTCAGGTCCTCTCGTACCTTCCCTTCCTCGATGACATCCATACTGTGAGACAGCTCCTGGATGATTTTGGTGAACGTTACACactccgtacacacacacacacacacacacacttctccctcactgtacacacactcTTCCCGGTCTCGCTGCTATCCTCCGCCTCAGACACACACGATTCTTACAGACTGTATCCAGGAACCAATGTCACATTGTACAGATCTAGCTAGGTATACTGTAGGACCATCATTCATTCTGCCAGAACGCTGTGAAGTGCTTCCCTGTGTAGATAAGCAGAGCCGACTAAAGTGAAAGAATGTTCACTCCCACACAAGGCAGGAAAGACAACATTTTCTCAATAAGTCACAAGGTCATGATACTATTTATGCAATGTTCTCACTATCACAGAGCTCTCATCTCAAATgatttgtgcactacttttgatcagaaccCCTTGTAGTGCactagggattagggtgccatttgagacagggAGCCATATATCATTAAATAGACAGCTCACCAGTTCCTTCTTGAACTTGCTCCTGAGAACCAGGGAGTCAATTTTGGCTCCTGAGGGGTCAGGCGTCGTAGCATCCCTTGGACCCTGTGATGGGTCAGTGGGCGCAACATTCAGTCCATCCATGGTCTGAGAGCCTCCATTCTCTGCCAGACTGACTGTCCCTGTAGAGACAGTGAAAggagtgttacacacacacactctccctcacacacaatGTTGGCAGGAGGCCATAGCTCTTCTATTTCCTTCTACCTGCCAAGTCCACTTCCACTGTAGGCACCTGCACCACTGACTCCTGtatgccctcctcctcctcctctagtaCTGGTAACAGGCtggtactggaacacacacacacacacgcgagaGCGCTGCAGCAATTCCACCATGCCAAAACAATTGCACATCTTGCCTTTATCACTACCGTGTGCCTCTATCTCAACCAAAAGCAAGAGTAATGTTCTAAACAATTCCAAACAAAGCCAACATTAACCTCCTAACAGAAAATACATCTCAGCACACAGACAGCATATGTCGGAGGAAAGTACACCACTTCCATCATGTAACTAGGACACAaccatgtatacacacacacacacacacacacactcacctgtccTCTGCTAGCACTCTCTCAGCCAGCTGGTCCTGGGTTAGCTtctgagaaagagcgagagaggtgaGAGATAAATACAGGTGGCCTTGTAACATACTTTCAGCACCATTTGTCAGAGGAAGTTAACGATTAAAAAGAGAAACACGCGCACAATTGCATACCGTACCTGTCCCATGGCATCAGAATGTTATCTCTGCTCTGTACAGTGAATATACAAAAGGTGGAATGGAGAATGCTCATTTCTTACATAATGTGCTGGTTGATGGAGTGCCCTGCAGCGGAGTGtgcggtgtgtgtatgtgtgtcgggGGCTGCGAGTATGAGTGTTGGACAGAGTAAGTGTGGACAACGCATTTACACTGGCAGGGCAGTAAGTAGTGGGGGCGGTGGAATACAGCACACACACTTCAGCTACGTAAGAGTGGAAGTCACTGACTATATAAAGCTGGACACTTGAGCGCAGGGCTATTATACAActggtgggtctaatcctgaatgctgattggttaaaaggtAAATGGAACTGTGCATAACAATCAAGAGGAGAATGACACTATAAAACCAACCTCAAATCTCACTGCAAAAACAGATAAAAGAGATCTGGATTGTATGTATTATCTATGAAGCTTTTAAACTCTACACAACCCATGTTTATAAACAAAACGGTTATTCAGAAGGGAGGACACAGGACAATCAAAGACTGTTGCATTTATTCATGCAACAACCGGTCCATGACATTGCCTATGCAAATACGGTGTTGAAGTCAAGCAGATTTGGCCAATAACACCAGTCTTCGTTTCCTGCCACTGAATAACTGCCAAAGCTGATGTTACCATGTGTCATGAAGTGTTCATAAAGGGATTATAAAGTTTTAAGTGTGTTCAACCAAGTTTCAGTGCTGGGAATAATGCATATTTAACCCGAGAGTCCCAGGAAATACCGCAAAAATCAGTTGTGACCATTTAAAGCCAAGATACTAAGCCAGGGATAGTCATTGCGCCACTAGCCTATGTAAAGATTTCACACCAAGTGAAATTGATATTTAGTAATGATAGAGTAACTTTGTTAGCCAATTACATTTTTGTGAATTGCGAAACAGGCCGCTCATACATTCTGAGCGTTATGTTCCTCAATTAATTCAGCATATTTCAGCAGTAGGCTAGGCTATGTCAACACAGAGCGCACTCTTTGAGTTTTCGAATCATACAGACTTTGTAACGGCAGTCAAACAAAAGTAAAATGACCAAAGTTGCCAAGCTTGGAATATAACCTCCAACGAATAGCATAATATCTCCTATTTGGCTAAATCGAGTAGATGATTATACAGATAGCAGGTCAGCTCATGAATAACAGAGAAATTAAGAGAGGAAATTGTAAGGTATCTTAACGGGAACCAATTGTTAAAAATCTAAAAAATCCCATATCTACTCTCATACCATTTGCTGATCACACATTCTCTACCGATGCTCTCATATGGGCAGCAATAGGAGACAGCGCAGAGAAGCCTGGGAAATGTTAAAACGGTATTGTGACACTCATGAGACGTGCTTTAATAATGAAACTGATGATAACTTAAACTGCATTCCGTTCTCTGTGTGCAGTCCGGCAGTGTCAATTATGTGCGTGATTTGAATTGATGGCGACTTTGTGTTTAGTAAATATGTTTGGCTTCCGTGCTATTTTTTTTTGCCAATCTGCTGCTGCACATGTATATTTTGTGGAATTGCGTTAGTGCGACATTGGGGGAAAATATTGTAATGTCCTGGGTCTTGTCATATTTTGTTTTCTGGAAATGTGAAGAGTGAGACAGTCCTGGGATCCTGGTTATCGTTGTTAATTAGGTTTTAAAAACTCACATAAGTCAAACTGTTGATTACTAGCCTACAAAgagatacataataataataattgggtGGGTGCTTATTTCTCCTGTGTTTTTCTCCCCAAGACACACTCAGAGAGTTGGGTCAAGGTCAGGCATCATTGGCTACCCTTGAGCAATTAGGGTTTACTGCCATGCTCAAGGGcaaagacagatttttcacctggctcagggattcaaactagcaacccttcggttcctggcccaacgctctaaccgctaggctacctgctctccAGTTTACCAAACTGACAGACAGATCcatctctaaccgctaggctacctgctctccagtctaccaaactgacagacagatccagctctaaccgctaggctacctgctctctCACTACTCTCCAGTCTACCAAACTGACAGACAGATCCAGCTCTaagcgctaggctacctgctctctCACTACTCTCCAATCTACCAAACTGACAGACAGATccagctctaaccgctaggctacctgctctccAGTTTACCAAACTGACAGACAGATCcatctctaaccgctaggctacctgctctccAGTTTACCAAACTGACAGACAGATccagctctaaccgctaggctacctgctctctCACTACTCTCCAGTCTACCAAACTGACAGACAGATccagctctaaccgctaggctacctgctctctCACTACTCTCCAGTCTACCAAACTGACAGATAGATccagctctaaccgctaggctacctgctctctCACTACTCTCCAGTCTACCAAACTGACAGACAGATccagctctaaccgctaggctacctgctctccAGTTTACCAAACTGACAGACAGATccagc
The DNA window shown above is from Salmo trutta chromosome 8, fSalTru1.1, whole genome shotgun sequence and carries:
- the LOC115198781 gene encoding lymphoid-restricted membrane protein, encoding MSPDTIVPLLQDTPQPGSPEHDRTVTAGNSPPPRLAEKVSPSCTYPVMDETILLTGSPQQTDGSERGKGEDNITSTNMSDAQKLTQDQLAERVLAEDSTSLLPVLEEEEEGIQESVVQVPTVEVDLAGTVSLAENGGSQTMDGLNVAPTDPSQGPRDATTPDPSGAKIDSLVLRSKFKKELELSHSMDVIEEGKVREDLSETSVTTEKDVETSVVSEDSTVGDRSSLSPNDKEIEVVTEFQRLSLGFKCDLFTLEKRLRLEERSRDLAEENVRREVSSCQGLLQALAPLCEDDNQSMEIIQRLQKNLDILIQSMTRVSSRSEMLGAIHQESRTGKAVEIMIQHVENLRRMYTKEHAELTELRENMLQNERSFGSHSGGTHSDDFRGKKQSGSTYYKASARRVSIAAIPRSGGGGGPMHYDRPNKEQDTTETEAERLTRRSPWNVTGKSTGRPPLKRFVSSGAWVETDEPSLVMLMKGPAYDTDSPSDEERREVPVQRKSSLTELGNKITALIMPNKTPILAEQAAAAPGSGYSSQPASAASGSRGLWLWLALVVVLAGLLALLASLVLQPAVDAAPVGTGDSWVTIQQLLWPYTGLRHNGQPPV